The following are from one region of the Nicotiana tomentosiformis chromosome 7, ASM39032v3, whole genome shotgun sequence genome:
- the LOC138895449 gene encoding uncharacterized protein translates to MVDAQFLYFHIKERQWPLDCIVTVIYGFNAIEHREAMWQGLKHVALGVHVPWLIIGDFNVMLLPQDRIFGNPVTYAEIKAYSECITDLLLSELQLWKGEYYTWSNKQSGADRVCSIIDRAFGNHEWMLQWGRVVTPYELPLISDHSPMILSLKTKARNINVPFRFFNVWTGHQDFLPMVQQSSERKLDMWPMKDIWLKLKLLKPLLKQLNNAEFKRKQILLYLEIWSLVEESALRQKARAKWIKLGDANTKYFSALVKERTQKKQILYLTSLTGAQLTDPLAIKEEIISFYKSLMGTASPSIPAVNRLTMMKGPTLSQQQRRELCDDITNQGVVMNYKRPN, encoded by the exons ATGGTGGATGCTCAATTTTTATACTTTCATATCAAGGAGAGACAATGGCCTTTAGATTGTATAGTTACAGTAATATATGGCTTTAATGCAATTGAACATAGAGAAGCTATGTGGCAAGGATTGAAACATGTTGCACTTGGAGTTCATGTTCCCTGGTTGATTATAGGGGACTTCAATGTTATGCTCCTCCCTCAAGATAGGATATTTGGGAACCCAGTTACCTATGCAGAGATCAAAGCCTATTCCGAGTGTATTACTGATCTTCTACTGTCTGAATTACAATTATGGAAAGGGGAGTATTATACATGGTCAAATAAGCAGAGTGGTGCAGATAGGGTCTGTAGCATAATAGATAGAGCATTTGGTAATCATGAATGGATGTTGCAATGGGGCCGTGTAGTAACTCCGTATGAACTTCCTTTAATCTCTGATCATTCTCCTATGATCTTGTCCCTCAAGACTAAGGCTAGAAACATCAATGTCCCATTCAGATTCTTCAATGTATGGACTGGTCATCAGGATTTCCTGCCTATGGTGCAACAAAGTTCGGAGCGAAAACTAGATATGTGGCCTATGAAGGATATATGGTTAAAGCTTAAGTTGCTTAAACCTTTGTTGAAACAGCTGAACAACGCAGAATTCAAGA GGAAACAAATCTTGCTTTATTTGGAGATATGGTCACTTGTGGAAGAAAGTGCTCTTAGGCAGAAAGCTCGTGCAAAATGGATAAAACTTGGGGATGCCAATACCAAGTATTTTTCAGCTTTGGTTAAGGAAAGAACACAAAAGAAGCAGATATTATATCTTACATCCCTTACTGGTGCACAACTGACTGATCCTCTAGCTATAAAGGAGGAAATTATATCTTTCTATAAATCCCTTATGGGTACAGCTTCCCCTTCAATCCCAGCAGTTAACAGACTCACAATGATGAAAGGTCCAACCCTCTCTCAACAACAAAGAAGGGAGTTATGTGATGATATTACTAACCAAggtgttgtcatgaattataaacgaccaaacTAA